One Pichia kudriavzevii chromosome 3, complete sequence genomic window carries:
- a CDS encoding uncharacterized protein (PKUD0C10150; similar to Saccharomyces cerevisiae YGR063C (SPT4); ancestral locus Anc_4.210): MLKRGRQAPRLNRACMLCGIVQGMNQFRNEGCPNCESVLHLQDNDDVIRECTSPTFEGLVALRGSEKSWVARWLRVDNFVPGVYAVRIVGKLPDDIKSDLLAQGIEYRPRDGSVQD, translated from the coding sequence ATGCTGAAAAGAGGAAGACAGGCGCCAAGGCTCAACCGGGCATGCATGCTTTGCGGGATTGTGCAGGGAATGAACCAGTTTCGAAATGAGGGCTGTCCCAACTGTGAGTCTGTGCTTCATCTCCAAGACAACGACGACGTGATCAGAGAATGCACCTCGCCTACCTTCGAAGGGCTTGTGGCCCTCAGAGGGTCGGAGAAATCGTGGGTGGCAAGGTGGTTGCGGGTGGACAACTTTGTTCCCGGTGTGTATGCTGTTCGGATCGTGGGGAAGCTTCCGGACGACATCAAAAGCGACTTGCTTGCCCAGGGAATCGAGTACCGCCCTCGCGATGGCAGTGTTCAAGACTAG
- a CDS encoding uncharacterized protein (PKUD0C10160; similar to Saccharomyces cerevisiae YGR062C (COX18); ancestral locus Anc_4.209), whose translation MLSRLITRPNCISRPVLRSRGGFGSYRMKREFSFQPVFDSLNHASEMLIQIHADSGLPWYIFIPLVTFTMRTCFTLPIAIYQRKGLRKQNELRPIVQATTPVLRAKLASIAQNEQLKRSSTSLPNERATLTADKIMILAAKEKIKRQRKLFKDYGCQSWKMVLLPAVQIPLWVSFSYMFRTITGWSDLGKKSIDMSLTEEGFLHLHDLSVSDPYFALPVVLGIVALSNAEWNFKTADLMQLTTRGKKNTLRPTAFDVIITLSRSSLIFLTAVATQAPAALVIYWISSNAYSLLQNILMDKFLPLRYSPYDRSKL comes from the coding sequence ATGTTATCTAGGCTAATAACTAGACCCAATTGTATCTCCAGACCCGTTCTTCGAAGTAGAGGCGGGTTTGGCAGCTACCGAATGAAAAGAGAATTTTCCTTTCAACCTGTTTTCGACAGCTTGAACCATGCATCTGAGATGCTCATCCAAATACATGCCGATTCAGGATTGCCATGGTACATATTCATTCCCCTAGTCACGTTCACAATGCGTACATGCTTTACTCTACCGATTGCAATATACCAGAGGAAAGGGTTAAGGAAACAGAACGAACTCAGACCCATCGTCCAGGCAACGACTCCAGTCTTGCGTGCCAAACTAGCTTCAATTGCGCAAAACGAACAACTCAAACGATCTTCCACCTCTTTGCCTAATGAAAGGGCAACTTTAACTGCCGATAAAATAATGATCTTGGCAGCcaaggagaaaatcaaacGCCAGAGGAAACTGTTTAAAGATTATGGTTGCCAGTCTTGGAAAATGGTCTTGCTACCTGCAGTGCAAATTCCTCTTTGGGTCTCCTTCTCTTATATGTTTAGGACTATAACCGGTTGGTCTGATTTGGGGAAAAAGTCAATTGACATGTCTTTAACAGAGGAAGGGTTCTTGCACTTACATGATTTGTCCGTCAGTGATCCGTATTTTGCCTTGCCAGTTGTTCTCGGTATTGTTGCGTTATCTAATGCCGAATGGAACTTTAAAACGGCAGATTTAATGCAACTAACTACACGAggcaagaaaaatacattgaGACCGACTGCATTCGACGTTATCATTACGCTATCTCGTTCATCACTTATCTTTTTAACCGCCGTCGCCACCCAAGCTCCAGCGGCTTTGGTCATTTATTGGATAAGTTCCAATGCTTACTCATTACTCCAAAATATATTGATGGATAAATTTTTACCTCTAAGGTATTCTCCTTACGATAGATCCAAACTATAG
- a CDS encoding uncharacterized protein (PKUD0C10170; similar to Saccharomyces cerevisiae YLR368W (MDM30); ancestral locus Anc_4.216), translating into MLNQEKSLRFIMVEDLKTLTINIPTRPPDFPVEIWVRISKHLRKEDIFRLSLTNHRFYILLTSNDIWYPRIKNTWFLCDYNDLEMTHKRRMKMNETYFQYFQRKKRDDAFVIGLISDILNFGGTQDESDSIESRMEEVYKNFKKYLPCLLNMTYHITTSLFRSSRNCILLYDFNSWQYNRSSKLDTIYTASKIIENCQLYDMLKFVAGIESNPPKDLESLFVKLSCFDTSYYELIFQRQSTIKSTVASYKEWHEKNLDSSVQRKIVTLNALLHAVIRSKRKRLDKFDTFISPDPTYEDASILRFYSGDYVTSIPIVVNSIVEKLANMVGLGEFIEINENCIKITENGENSYLLVGTNQAHLKAEHLVPEILRKFPMVDLRSGPGKNESERLKHIYLGKIFTHFTDKENRTDGMYGWNRLFDFNDNGEVVLAVNRNQYLQGQILGCAGEVKLDQYNLMKKILFKRDAQYITNRQDIFNLPIYNMLKYENVKSFKQLYLKNIPLINNKGYHEKDIYWKSDNLSIGDVVWSTFLNTYGVIVKLEEGALLSTDSLQEQSSHQHEVFSLKGIRYESVNPIDFYVYCGSYGTLICRSKSLVKREHQHIESLLMYDQLGEWFSSYDYNAKKFIYRHGKYLQ; encoded by the coding sequence TTTGACGAATCATAGATTTTACATATTATTAACAAGCAATGACATCTGGTATCcaagaatcaaaaatacGTGGTTTCTATGTGACTAcaatgatttggaaatgacACATAAGAggagaatgaaaatgaatgaAACGTATTTCCAgtatttccaaagaaagaagagagaCGACGCATTTGTGATTGGATTAATCAGCGATATACTGAATTTTGGAGGTACTCAGGATGAAAGCGATTCGATTGAATCTAGAATGGAAGAAGTATATAAAAACTTCAAGAAATATTTACCTTGCTTATTGAACATGACGTATCATATAACTACCTCTTTATTTAGGTCTTCTAGAAATTGTATTTTACTTTATGACTTCAATTCGTGGCAATATAATAGGAGTTCTAAGTTAGATACAATATATACAGCCTCCAAAATAATTGAGAACTGCCAGTTGTATGATATGCTCAAATTTGTGGCTGGTATTGAGAGTAATCCACCCAAAGACCTGGAATCTCTTTTTGTCAAATTATCATGCTTTGACACTAGCTACTACGAATTGATTTTCCAACGACAGAGTACTATTAAATCGACAGTCGCATCATATAAGGAATGGCATGAGAAGAACTTAGATTCTAGTGTACAACGCAAAATTGTTACTCTTAATGCACTATTACACGCAGTGATCAGATCAAAACGCAAAAGATTAGATAAATTTGACACGTTCATATCCCCTGACCCAACTTATGAAGATGCTTCAATTTTAAGGTTTTACAGTGGCGACTATGTTACTTCTATTCCGATTGTTGTCAATTCAATCGTTGAAAAATTAGCTAACATGGTCGGCCTAGGTGAGTTTATAGAGATCAATGAGAACTGCATAAAAATAACCGAAAATGGTGAGAACTCCTACTTATTAGTTGGTACAAATCAAGCACATTTGAAAGCGGAACATTTAGTACCTGAGATTTTGAGGAAGTTTCCAATGGTTGATTTGCGAAGTGGTCCTGGcaaaaatgaaagtgaAAGGTTGAAGCATATATACTTAGGTAAAATTTTTACACATTTCACAGATAAAGAGAATAGAACAGATGGAATGTATGGCTGGAATagattgtttgatttcaacGATAATGGAGAAGTCGTATTGGCGGTAAATAGAAATCAATATTTACAAGGACAGATACTTGGATGTGCAGGAGAAGTTAAGCTAGACCAATACAATctaatgaaaaagatattGTTCAAAAGAGATGCACAATACATAACCAATAGGCAAGACATCTTTAATCTACCAATCTACAATATGCTCAAGTACGAAAATGTTAAATCTTTCAAGCAActatatttgaagaatatacCGCTAATTAATAACAAAGGCTATCATGAAAAGGATATATATTGGAAATCTGATAACTTGAGTATTGGTGATGTTGTTTGGTCCACTTTTTTGAACACTTACGGAGTCATTGtaaaacttgaagaaggtgCGCTTCTGTCTACAGATTCATTACAAGAGCAATCATCGCATCAGCATGAAGTTTTCAGTCTGAAGGGTATCAGATATGAATCAGTCAACCCCATTGATTTCTATGTTTATTGTGGGTCATATGGGACTTTGATTTGTCGCAGCAAGAGCTTAGTAAAAAGAGAGCATCAACACATTGAGTCGCTTCTTATGTACGATCAATTGGGAGAGTGGTTTTCCTCATATGATTATAATGCCAAAAAATTCATCTATAGACATGGAAAATATTTACAATAA